Proteins encoded in a region of the Phoenix dactylifera cultivar Barhee BC4 unplaced genomic scaffold, palm_55x_up_171113_PBpolish2nd_filt_p 000960F, whole genome shotgun sequence genome:
- the LOC103695608 gene encoding probable glucan 1,3-beta-glucosidase A isoform X1, translating to MPIMTCLHYWIWNKLGGKKDFFFASAEMGRWAFCVLILLWILFPLANSSVDGLDKVRGVNLGGWLVVEGWIKPSLFDGIPNRDMLDGTQVQFKSVTLQKYVSVDGGGGMNVTVDRDVASSWETFRLWRVSDREFQFRCFGGQFLTSSEGDPISATVTSPALNETFYIERNDTRVHIKLLGGNYVQATMNNQLTANYRGVPGWDDNAATFEMTIAANNLLGDYQLANGYGHDKAKEVLMKHQRSFITAGDFAFLSRNGINTVRIPVGWWIAQDPYPPAPFIGGSLVALDGAFSWAQVYNLKCIIDLHAAPGSQNGMEHSASRDGSVGWPSPDYISQTLDVIDFLSARYANHPALLGIELLNEPSAASVPLDVLVSYYMRGYQIVRNYSSEAYVIICQRIGNADPMELYQANIGDSNIVVDLHYYNLFDPYFDNMNAMENIQFIYESRVPQLQSLDSANGPLVYIGEWVNEWSVTNASQIQYQMYGSAQLQAYDAASFGWSYWTLKNDRIHWDFEWNIKNKYLLLGSGYWILEYVIRKWITATSKQCFGNDPSVEAPKVWESNERPK from the exons ATGCCTATAATGACATGCTTACATTACTGGATTTGGAATAAACTTGGTGGTAAGAAAG ACTTTTTCTTTGCCTCAGCGGAAATGGGTAGATGGGCATTTTGTGTTCTGATCCTGCTGTGGATTTTGTTTCCATTGGCAAACTCATCAG TGGATGGGCTCGATAAGGTGAGGGGGGTGAACTTAGGGGGCTGGCTGGTGGTGGAGGGGTGGATCAAGCCCTCCCTGTTCGACGGAATTCCCAACAGAGACATGCTT GATGGGACCCAGGTGCAATTCAAGTCGGTGACGCTGCAGAAGTATGTGAGCGTGGACGGTGGAGGCGGCATGAATGTGACGGTGGACAGAGATGTTGCGTCTTCTTGGGAGACCTTCAGG TTATGGCGAGTTTCCGATAGAGAATTTCAGTTCCGATGCTTTGGAGGTCAATTTTTGACAAGTAGTGAGGGGGATCCGATATCAGCAACGGTAACTTCACCAGCGTtgaatgaaacattttatattGAAAGAAATGATACTAGGGTTCACATCAAACTTTTGGGTGGAAACTATGTGCAG GCAACAATGAATAATCAGCTCACTGCAAATTATCGAGGGGTGCCTGGGTGGGATGATAATGCAGCAACATTTGAAATGACAATTGCTGCCAATAATTTGCTTGGGGATTACCAGCTTGCTAATGGGTATGGACATGATAAAGCCAAGGAGGTCCTGATG AAACATCAAAGAAGCTTTATCACAGCAGGAGATTTTGCTTTCCTGTCCCGGAATGGTATAAATACTGTGAGAATTCCTGTTGGATGGTGGATAGCACAAGATCCATATCCACCAGCTCCTTTTATTGGAGGATCCTTGGTAGCTCTGGACGGAGCATTTTCCTGGGCACA GGTCTATAATTTGAAGTGTATCATTGATCTCCATGCTGCGCCTGGCTCCCAAAATGGAATGGAACATAGTGCTAGTAGAGATGGTTCAGTAGGCTGGCCATCACCAGATTACATCTCACAAACTCTGGATGTTATTGACTTTTTGTCTGCAAG GTATGCAAACCATCCTGCTCTTTTAGGGATTGAGCTTTTGAATGAGCCTTCTGCCGCTTCGGTTCCCTTGGATGTTTTAGTTAGTTATTACATGAGAGGCTACCAAATTGTTCGGAACTATTCATCCGAAGCATATGTGATAATCTGCCAGAGAATAGGAAATGCAGACCCAATGGAGCTTTATCAGGCGAACATTGGTGATTCAAACATTGTTGTGGATTTACACTATTACAATCTATTTGACCCATATTTTGATAACATGAATGCCATGGAAAATATTCAGTTTATATACGAGAGCAGAGTGCCACAGTTGCAGTCTCTGGACAGTGCAAATGGACCTCTTGTCTACATTG GAGAGTGGGTGAATGAATGGAGTGTGACAAATGCCTCTCAGATACAATACCAAATGTATGGAAGTGCTCAGTTACAGGCTTATGATGCTGCCTCTTTTGGTTGGTCCTATTGGACACTGAAGAATGATAGGATTCATTGGGATTTTGAGTGGAATATCAAGAACAAATATCTACTGCTTG
- the LOC103695608 gene encoding probable glucan 1,3-beta-glucosidase A isoform X3: protein MPIMTCLHYWIWNKLGGKKDFFFASAEMGRWAFCVLILLWILFPLANSSVDGLDKVRGVNLGGWLVVEGWIKPSLFDGIPNRDMLDGTQVQFKSVTLQKYVSVDGGGGMNVTVDRDVASSWETFRATMNNQLTANYRGVPGWDDNAATFEMTIAANNLLGDYQLANGYGHDKAKEVLMKHQRSFITAGDFAFLSRNGINTVRIPVGWWIAQDPYPPAPFIGGSLVALDGAFSWAQVYNLKCIIDLHAAPGSQNGMEHSASRDGSVGWPSPDYISQTLDVIDFLSARYANHPALLGIELLNEPSAASVPLDVLVSYYMRGYQIVRNYSSEAYVIICQRIGNADPMELYQANIGDSNIVVDLHYYNLFDPYFDNMNAMENIQFIYESRVPQLQSLDSANGPLVYIGEWVNEWSVTNASQIQYQMYGSAQLQAYDAASFGWSYWTLKNDRIHWDFEWNIKNKYLLLGSGYWILEYVIRKWITATSKQCFGNDPSVEAPKVWESNERPK from the exons ATGCCTATAATGACATGCTTACATTACTGGATTTGGAATAAACTTGGTGGTAAGAAAG ACTTTTTCTTTGCCTCAGCGGAAATGGGTAGATGGGCATTTTGTGTTCTGATCCTGCTGTGGATTTTGTTTCCATTGGCAAACTCATCAG TGGATGGGCTCGATAAGGTGAGGGGGGTGAACTTAGGGGGCTGGCTGGTGGTGGAGGGGTGGATCAAGCCCTCCCTGTTCGACGGAATTCCCAACAGAGACATGCTT GATGGGACCCAGGTGCAATTCAAGTCGGTGACGCTGCAGAAGTATGTGAGCGTGGACGGTGGAGGCGGCATGAATGTGACGGTGGACAGAGATGTTGCGTCTTCTTGGGAGACCTTCAGG GCAACAATGAATAATCAGCTCACTGCAAATTATCGAGGGGTGCCTGGGTGGGATGATAATGCAGCAACATTTGAAATGACAATTGCTGCCAATAATTTGCTTGGGGATTACCAGCTTGCTAATGGGTATGGACATGATAAAGCCAAGGAGGTCCTGATG AAACATCAAAGAAGCTTTATCACAGCAGGAGATTTTGCTTTCCTGTCCCGGAATGGTATAAATACTGTGAGAATTCCTGTTGGATGGTGGATAGCACAAGATCCATATCCACCAGCTCCTTTTATTGGAGGATCCTTGGTAGCTCTGGACGGAGCATTTTCCTGGGCACA GGTCTATAATTTGAAGTGTATCATTGATCTCCATGCTGCGCCTGGCTCCCAAAATGGAATGGAACATAGTGCTAGTAGAGATGGTTCAGTAGGCTGGCCATCACCAGATTACATCTCACAAACTCTGGATGTTATTGACTTTTTGTCTGCAAG GTATGCAAACCATCCTGCTCTTTTAGGGATTGAGCTTTTGAATGAGCCTTCTGCCGCTTCGGTTCCCTTGGATGTTTTAGTTAGTTATTACATGAGAGGCTACCAAATTGTTCGGAACTATTCATCCGAAGCATATGTGATAATCTGCCAGAGAATAGGAAATGCAGACCCAATGGAGCTTTATCAGGCGAACATTGGTGATTCAAACATTGTTGTGGATTTACACTATTACAATCTATTTGACCCATATTTTGATAACATGAATGCCATGGAAAATATTCAGTTTATATACGAGAGCAGAGTGCCACAGTTGCAGTCTCTGGACAGTGCAAATGGACCTCTTGTCTACATTG GAGAGTGGGTGAATGAATGGAGTGTGACAAATGCCTCTCAGATACAATACCAAATGTATGGAAGTGCTCAGTTACAGGCTTATGATGCTGCCTCTTTTGGTTGGTCCTATTGGACACTGAAGAATGATAGGATTCATTGGGATTTTGAGTGGAATATCAAGAACAAATATCTACTGCTTG
- the LOC103695608 gene encoding probable glucan 1,3-beta-glucosidase A isoform X2: MPIMTCLHYWIWNKLGGKKDFFFASAEMGRWAFCVLILLWILFPLANSSVDGLDKVRGVNLGGWLVVEGWIKPSLFDGIPNRDMLDGTQVQFKSVTLQKYVSVDGGGGMNVTVDRDVASSWETFRLWRVSDREFQFRCFGGQFLTSSEGDPISATVTSPALNETFYIERNDTRVHIKLLGGNYVQATMNNQLTANYRGVPGWDDNAATFEMTIAANNLLGDYQLANGYGHDKAKEVLMKHQRSFITAGDFAFLSRNGINTVRIPVGWWIAQDPYPPAPFIGGSLVALDGAFSWAQVYNLKCIIDLHAAPGSQNGMEHSASRDGSVGWPSPDYISQTLDVIDFLSARYANHPALLGIELLNEPSAASVPLDVLVSYYMRGYQIVRNYSSEAYVIICQRIGNADPMELYQANIGDSNIVVDLHYYNLFDPYFDNMNAMENIQFIYESRVPQLQSLDSANGPLVYIGEWVNEWSVTNASQIQYQMYGSAQLQAYDAASFGWSYWTLKNDRIHWDFEWNIKNKYLLLGSSPMKTPNNFVWLTVACGVLLCALSGMT; this comes from the exons ATGCCTATAATGACATGCTTACATTACTGGATTTGGAATAAACTTGGTGGTAAGAAAG ACTTTTTCTTTGCCTCAGCGGAAATGGGTAGATGGGCATTTTGTGTTCTGATCCTGCTGTGGATTTTGTTTCCATTGGCAAACTCATCAG TGGATGGGCTCGATAAGGTGAGGGGGGTGAACTTAGGGGGCTGGCTGGTGGTGGAGGGGTGGATCAAGCCCTCCCTGTTCGACGGAATTCCCAACAGAGACATGCTT GATGGGACCCAGGTGCAATTCAAGTCGGTGACGCTGCAGAAGTATGTGAGCGTGGACGGTGGAGGCGGCATGAATGTGACGGTGGACAGAGATGTTGCGTCTTCTTGGGAGACCTTCAGG TTATGGCGAGTTTCCGATAGAGAATTTCAGTTCCGATGCTTTGGAGGTCAATTTTTGACAAGTAGTGAGGGGGATCCGATATCAGCAACGGTAACTTCACCAGCGTtgaatgaaacattttatattGAAAGAAATGATACTAGGGTTCACATCAAACTTTTGGGTGGAAACTATGTGCAG GCAACAATGAATAATCAGCTCACTGCAAATTATCGAGGGGTGCCTGGGTGGGATGATAATGCAGCAACATTTGAAATGACAATTGCTGCCAATAATTTGCTTGGGGATTACCAGCTTGCTAATGGGTATGGACATGATAAAGCCAAGGAGGTCCTGATG AAACATCAAAGAAGCTTTATCACAGCAGGAGATTTTGCTTTCCTGTCCCGGAATGGTATAAATACTGTGAGAATTCCTGTTGGATGGTGGATAGCACAAGATCCATATCCACCAGCTCCTTTTATTGGAGGATCCTTGGTAGCTCTGGACGGAGCATTTTCCTGGGCACA GGTCTATAATTTGAAGTGTATCATTGATCTCCATGCTGCGCCTGGCTCCCAAAATGGAATGGAACATAGTGCTAGTAGAGATGGTTCAGTAGGCTGGCCATCACCAGATTACATCTCACAAACTCTGGATGTTATTGACTTTTTGTCTGCAAG GTATGCAAACCATCCTGCTCTTTTAGGGATTGAGCTTTTGAATGAGCCTTCTGCCGCTTCGGTTCCCTTGGATGTTTTAGTTAGTTATTACATGAGAGGCTACCAAATTGTTCGGAACTATTCATCCGAAGCATATGTGATAATCTGCCAGAGAATAGGAAATGCAGACCCAATGGAGCTTTATCAGGCGAACATTGGTGATTCAAACATTGTTGTGGATTTACACTATTACAATCTATTTGACCCATATTTTGATAACATGAATGCCATGGAAAATATTCAGTTTATATACGAGAGCAGAGTGCCACAGTTGCAGTCTCTGGACAGTGCAAATGGACCTCTTGTCTACATTG GAGAGTGGGTGAATGAATGGAGTGTGACAAATGCCTCTCAGATACAATACCAAATGTATGGAAGTGCTCAGTTACAGGCTTATGATGCTGCCTCTTTTGGTTGGTCCTATTGGACACTGAAGAATGATAGGATTCATTGGGATTTTGAGTGGAATATCAAGAACAAATATCTACTGCTTG GTAGTTCACCAATGAAAACCCCAAATAATTTTGTCTGGCTCACAGTGGCATGTGGGGTACTTTTATGTGCACTATCTGGTATGACATAG